Proteins encoded together in one Otariodibacter oris window:
- the rplM gene encoding 50S ribosomal protein L13: MKTFVAKPETVKRDWYVVDATGKTLGRLATELARRLRGKHKAEYTPHVDTGDYIIVINAEKVAVTGKKETDKIYYWHTGYVGGIKDATFKEMIARRPEAVIEIAVKGMLPKGPLGRAMFRKLKVYAGSEHNHAAQQPQVLDI; this comes from the coding sequence ATGAAAACTTTTGTAGCAAAACCAGAAACAGTTAAACGTGACTGGTATGTAGTAGATGCGACAGGTAAAACGTTAGGTCGTTTAGCTACTGAATTAGCGCGCCGTCTTCGTGGTAAACACAAAGCAGAATATACTCCTCACGTAGATACTGGTGATTACATCATCGTTATCAACGCAGAGAAAGTTGCGGTAACAGGTAAAAAAGAAACTGACAAAATCTACTACTGGCACACTGGCTATGTAGGTGGTATCAAAGATGCTACTTTCAAAGAAATGATTGCTCGTCGTCCAGAAGCAGTGATTGAAATCGCGGTTAAAGGTATGTTGCCAAAAGGCCCATTAGGTCGTGCAATGTTCCGTAAATTAAAAGTGTATGCAGGTAGTGAACACAACCACGCTGCACAACAACCTCAAGTTTTAGATATTTAA
- a CDS encoding cation diffusion facilitator family transporter yields the protein MEKDYTKQVNRAATLAITVASILIIVKAFAWWKTESMAILAAMTDSLVDLFASLTNMAILRFALRPADENHTFGHGKAESLAALIQSAFITGSAAFLLLQGIQRFTSPQFVKSSELGIVISIISVLLTAVLVIYQRKVVRETSSPAIQADCLHYQTDLYMNTAILVAMVLNLNGFIYADAIFAIGIAFYILYNAGKMLWKAMQSLLDQALPQEEVDKVWNIALEHPGIISIHDVKTRRAGAIRFFQLHLELDDNLPLIVAHEITDGLEQKLLDAFPMSDVIIHQEPTSVVKKEQALQKQAQE from the coding sequence ATGGAAAAAGATTATACAAAACAAGTTAATCGGGCGGCGACTTTAGCCATTACCGTTGCGTCGATCCTTATCATCGTTAAAGCATTTGCATGGTGGAAAACCGAGTCTATGGCAATTCTTGCAGCGATGACGGATTCACTTGTGGATTTATTTGCCTCTTTAACCAATATGGCAATTTTGCGCTTTGCGTTACGTCCTGCTGATGAAAATCATACTTTTGGGCATGGTAAAGCGGAATCACTTGCCGCCTTGATACAAAGTGCCTTTATTACAGGTTCTGCGGCTTTCTTACTTTTGCAAGGAATACAACGTTTTACTTCGCCACAATTTGTGAAGAGTAGCGAATTAGGTATTGTCATTAGTATTATTTCTGTATTGCTCACAGCTGTGCTAGTGATATACCAAAGGAAAGTGGTAAGAGAAACCAGTAGTCCTGCCATTCAAGCTGATTGTTTGCATTACCAAACTGATTTATATATGAATACAGCCATTCTTGTGGCGATGGTATTGAATTTGAACGGATTCATCTATGCCGATGCAATATTTGCGATTGGAATTGCATTTTATATCTTGTATAACGCAGGGAAAATGCTATGGAAAGCGATGCAATCTTTATTAGATCAAGCCCTTCCACAAGAAGAAGTAGATAAAGTTTGGAATATTGCATTAGAACACCCTGGAATTATCAGTATCCATGATGTAAAAACCCGTAGAGCTGGGGCAATTCGTTTTTTCCAATTGCATTTGGAATTGGATGATAATTTACCATTGATTGTTGCTCATGAGATCACCGATGGGCTTGAGCAAAAACTGCTAGATGCTTTTCCGATGTCAGATGTTATTATTCATCAAGAGCCAACAAGTGTAGTGAAAAAAGAGCAGGCTCTCCAAAAACAAGCACAGGAATAA
- the lldD gene encoding FMN-dependent L-lactate dehydrogenase LldD, translating to MIISSANDYREAAKRRVPPFLFHYADGGSYEEKTLQNNVSDLSNIALRQRVLKDMSQLNTTTELFGEDLAIPAVLAPVGALGMHARRGEVQAAKAADNKGIPFTLSTVSICSIEEVAPQINRPMWFQLYVLKDRGFMKSVLERAKAAGCSTLVFTVDLPVPGARYRDMHTGMTGPYKEIRRIIQGVTHPFWAWDVGIMGKPHSLGNISHYMNKQIGLDNYMEWLSENFDSSISWKDLEWIREFWDGPMIVKGILDPEDAKDAVRFGADGIVVSNHGGRQLDGVLSSAKALPSIADAVKSDLKILADSGVRNGLDIVRMIALGADACMLGRAFVYALGANGQAGVENMLDIFKKEMQVAMTLTSNKSVADITSEALVDFSKL from the coding sequence ATGATTATTTCATCAGCTAATGATTATCGAGAAGCAGCAAAAAGAAGAGTTCCTCCATTTTTATTTCACTATGCGGATGGCGGCTCTTATGAAGAGAAAACCTTACAAAATAATGTATCAGATCTAAGTAATATTGCACTTAGACAGCGCGTACTTAAAGATATGTCTCAATTAAATACAACAACTGAATTATTCGGTGAAGACCTTGCAATTCCAGCTGTACTAGCACCAGTCGGTGCATTAGGTATGCATGCACGACGTGGTGAAGTTCAAGCAGCAAAGGCCGCAGATAACAAAGGTATCCCTTTTACTTTATCCACTGTATCAATATGCTCGATTGAAGAGGTCGCTCCTCAAATTAATAGACCTATGTGGTTTCAGCTTTATGTACTAAAAGATCGCGGTTTTATGAAAAGTGTATTAGAAAGGGCTAAAGCTGCAGGTTGTTCAACTCTAGTCTTTACTGTTGATTTACCTGTACCTGGCGCAAGATATCGTGATATGCATACAGGAATGACAGGGCCTTATAAAGAAATTCGTCGTATTATTCAAGGAGTAACGCACCCATTTTGGGCATGGGATGTGGGGATTATGGGAAAACCACACTCATTAGGAAATATTTCCCATTATATGAATAAACAAATAGGATTAGATAATTATATGGAATGGTTATCAGAAAACTTTGATTCATCAATCTCTTGGAAAGATTTAGAGTGGATCCGTGAATTCTGGGATGGTCCTATGATAGTTAAAGGAATACTTGATCCTGAAGATGCAAAAGATGCTGTAAGATTTGGTGCGGATGGTATTGTCGTTTCTAATCATGGTGGTCGTCAACTTGATGGGGTTTTATCAAGTGCTAAAGCTCTTCCATCTATTGCTGATGCAGTGAAAAGCGATCTTAAAATCTTAGCAGATTCAGGCGTACGTAATGGATTAGATATTGTCCGTATGATTGCTTTAGGAGCAGATGCCTGCATGCTAGGTCGAGCTTTTGTTTATGCACTTGGTGCTAATGGACAAGCTGGTGTTGAGAATATGCTAGATATCTTCAAAAAAGAGATGCAAGTAGCAATGACATTAACAAGCAACAAAAGTGTTGCTGATATCACCTCTGAAGCATTAGTTGATTTTAGCAAACTATAA
- the rnd gene encoding ribonuclease D, which yields MDNKINFVWVDSDESLHNAYQSIQKHKVIALDTEFVRIRSYYPKLGLLQLFDGEQVYLIDPSHLSHFQPIIDLLKNTNIIKVLHASGEDLDIFYHYFKQMPQPMLDTQIMSAFLGLGSSIGFSKLVENYCHIQLDKSVSRTDWLARPLSEKQLQYAAADVWFLLPIYQKIMEQLKETEWQEAVNEECDKLKIKRQKEILPEKAYKRIGNAWQLEPQQLAILQVLEKWRVEEAKKRDLALNFIVKEASLWKIAKDQPKHTAQLLEFMHPNEVRIYGKKLLLIVEQAKQIPEEDYPARVSRLMDVPNYKKDMQFLKKSAATIKPESLPIEVFCSKRQLEQLFKWHNVYKTNHTMPELLSGWRKRFGDELYKRYLAYLG from the coding sequence ATGGATAATAAAATTAATTTTGTATGGGTAGATTCTGATGAAAGTTTACACAATGCATATCAAAGTATCCAAAAGCATAAAGTGATTGCATTAGATACAGAGTTTGTCCGCATTCGTTCTTATTATCCCAAACTGGGACTATTACAGTTATTTGATGGTGAACAAGTTTATCTTATTGATCCCTCTCATCTTTCTCATTTCCAACCCATCATTGATTTATTAAAAAATACAAACATTATCAAAGTATTGCATGCAAGTGGTGAGGATTTGGATATTTTTTACCATTATTTCAAACAAATGCCTCAACCAATGCTTGATACACAAATTATGAGTGCATTTTTAGGATTGGGATCATCGATTGGATTTTCTAAGCTCGTAGAAAATTATTGTCATATTCAATTAGATAAGTCCGTATCAAGAACAGACTGGCTAGCTAGACCATTGAGTGAAAAACAGCTCCAGTATGCTGCAGCGGATGTATGGTTCTTGTTGCCTATTTATCAAAAAATAATGGAACAATTAAAAGAAACAGAGTGGCAAGAAGCTGTTAATGAAGAATGTGACAAGTTAAAAATTAAACGTCAAAAAGAAATCTTACCAGAAAAAGCATATAAACGTATTGGCAATGCTTGGCAATTAGAACCTCAGCAATTAGCTATTTTGCAAGTATTAGAAAAATGGCGTGTTGAAGAAGCCAAAAAACGTGATTTAGCGTTAAATTTCATCGTAAAAGAAGCATCTTTATGGAAAATTGCAAAAGATCAGCCTAAACATACCGCTCAATTACTCGAATTTATGCACCCAAACGAAGTAAGAATTTATGGTAAAAAATTATTACTGATTGTTGAACAAGCTAAACAAATTCCTGAAGAAGATTATCCGGCCAGAGTCAGTCGATTAATGGATGTGCCTAATTATAAAAAAGATATGCAATTCTTAAAGAAAAGCGCAGCAACGATTAAACCTGAAAGTTTACCGATAGAAGTATTTTGCAGTAAGCGACAATTAGAACAATTATTCAAATGGCATAACGTTTATAAAACAAATCATACGATGCCAGAATTATTATCCGGATGGCGAAAGCGGTTTGGTGATGAGCTATATAAACGGTATTTAGCGTATTTAGGATAA
- the yaaA gene encoding peroxide stress protein YaaA, with the protein MLAIISPAKTLDYKTQIEGFAFSQPELTAYSQKLINICKQMTPAEVSSLMSISDKLASLNVARFAQWQLEHNEQNAKAALFAFKGDVYTGLDAESLTHEQVEYAQSHLRMLSGLYGLLRPLDLMQPYRLEMGTKLANEKGKDLYHFWGDIITQHLQQAIDQQEDNVLVNLASDEYFNSVNTHSLQAKIIKPVFLDQKNGKFKVISFYAKKARGMMVRFILENQPTKIEQLKAFNLGGYWFDEDNSTDTEFVFKREEQ; encoded by the coding sequence ATGCTCGCTATTATCTCTCCTGCTAAAACGCTTGATTATAAAACTCAAATTGAAGGCTTTGCATTTTCTCAGCCTGAACTGACCGCTTATAGCCAAAAATTAATTAATATTTGCAAGCAAATGACACCCGCTGAAGTATCTTCTTTAATGTCGATTAGTGATAAATTAGCCAGTTTGAATGTGGCTCGTTTTGCTCAATGGCAATTAGAGCATAATGAACAAAATGCTAAAGCAGCTTTATTTGCATTCAAGGGAGATGTTTATACAGGATTGGATGCAGAGAGTCTTACTCATGAGCAAGTAGAATATGCGCAAAGTCACTTGAGAATGTTATCGGGTTTATATGGGTTGCTTAGACCACTTGATCTGATGCAACCTTATCGCTTGGAAATGGGCACAAAATTAGCTAACGAAAAAGGCAAAGATTTATATCATTTTTGGGGCGATATTATTACTCAACATTTACAACAAGCGATAGATCAACAAGAAGATAATGTTTTGGTTAATTTAGCTTCTGATGAATATTTTAATTCTGTCAACACTCACTCATTACAGGCAAAAATTATCAAGCCAGTTTTCTTGGATCAGAAAAATGGAAAATTCAAAGTAATCAGCTTTTATGCTAAAAAAGCTCGAGGCATGATGGTGCGTTTTATCTTAGAAAACCAACCAACAAAAATAGAGCAGTTAAAAGCATTTAATTTGGGTGGATATTGGTTCGATGAAGATAATTCCACAGATACCGAATTTGTATTTAAACGTGAGGAACAATAA
- the bioD gene encoding dethiobiotin synthase: protein MPALFITGTDTSVGKTIITRALLQTLSQFDIPVVGYKPIACGGDDSLPTEPNMDDYASEDNQDVLIIQDSSSIPVEYREINSYTFVHSSTPIFAALDAVRHISEQKLDDDLQRLAEKYTNVLVEGTYGWLTPINKELSFADWAEKNDMPVILVVGIKEGCVNHALLTADSIKQKGGRLVGWIANRINPGLRHYSELIELLSRRIDAPLLGQLPYIGHPERKELTQFIQNPEPLIQFFTK, encoded by the coding sequence ATGCCGGCTTTATTTATTACAGGTACTGATACCAGTGTAGGAAAAACAATTATTACTCGAGCGTTATTACAGACGCTCTCACAATTTGATATTCCTGTAGTGGGATATAAACCGATAGCTTGTGGAGGAGATGATTCACTTCCAACAGAGCCGAATATGGATGATTATGCTAGTGAAGATAATCAAGATGTCCTCATTATCCAAGATAGCAGTTCCATTCCTGTCGAATATAGAGAAATAAATAGTTATACTTTTGTTCATTCTAGTACTCCTATTTTTGCAGCTTTAGATGCTGTACGCCATATTTCTGAACAAAAGCTTGATGATGATTTACAACGATTAGCAGAGAAGTATACTAATGTACTCGTTGAAGGTACTTATGGTTGGTTAACACCTATAAATAAGGAGCTTAGTTTTGCTGATTGGGCTGAGAAAAATGATATGCCTGTTATTTTAGTTGTTGGAATAAAGGAAGGTTGCGTCAATCATGCTCTGCTTACAGCAGATTCAATCAAGCAAAAAGGTGGTCGATTAGTTGGATGGATAGCCAACAGAATCAATCCTGGACTAAGACATTATTCAGAATTAATTGAATTATTAAGTCGACGCATAGATGCCCCTCTTCTTGGTCAACTTCCCTATATTGGACATCCTGAACGAAAAGAACTTACACAATTTATTCAGAATCCAGAGCCATTGATACAATTCTTTACAAAATAG
- the lldD gene encoding FMN-dependent L-lactate dehydrogenase LldD, translating to MIISSANDYRKAAKRKVPPFMFHYADGGSYNELTLEKNVTDLSNIALRQRVLKDMSELDTEIELFGEKLSLPAILAPVGALGMYARRGEVQAAKAADNKGIPFTLSTVSICAIEEVAPQINRPMWFQLYVLKDRGFMKNALERAKAAGCTTLVFTVDMPTPGARYRDMHSGMSGPLKEIRRVIQGATHPFWAWDVGIKGKPHTLGNVSHYMGKQVGLDDYIGWLGENFDPSISWKDLEWIREFWDGPMVIKGILDPEDAKDAVRFGADGIVVSNHGGRQLDGVLSSAKALPPIADAVKGDIKILADSGVRNGLDIVRMIALGADACMLGRSFVYALGANGQAGVENMLDIFKKEMKVAMTLTSNKSVADITPEALVGYTQKP from the coding sequence ATGATTATTTCATCAGCTAATGATTATCGAAAAGCAGCAAAACGAAAAGTTCCACCATTTATGTTTCACTATGCAGATGGTGGTTCATATAACGAACTAACTTTAGAAAAGAATGTAACAGATTTAAGTAATATCGCATTAAGACAGCGTGTACTTAAAGACATGTCCGAATTAGATACCGAAATTGAATTATTTGGCGAAAAACTTTCTCTTCCGGCGATCCTTGCCCCTGTAGGTGCATTAGGTATGTATGCACGCCGAGGTGAAGTTCAAGCAGCAAAAGCCGCTGATAATAAAGGAATTCCTTTTACATTATCTACTGTTTCTATTTGTGCAATTGAAGAAGTTGCGCCTCAAATTAACAGACCTATGTGGTTCCAGCTTTATGTATTAAAAGACCGTGGTTTCATGAAGAATGCATTAGAAAGAGCTAAAGCTGCAGGGTGTACTACACTAGTCTTCACCGTTGATATGCCAACACCTGGTGCAAGATATCGTGACATGCACTCTGGAATGAGTGGTCCTCTTAAAGAAATTCGTCGTGTTATCCAAGGGGCTACACATCCTTTCTGGGCATGGGATGTAGGTATTAAAGGTAAACCTCACACTTTAGGTAATGTTTCTCATTACATGGGTAAACAAGTGGGATTAGATGACTACATTGGATGGTTAGGTGAAAACTTTGACCCATCAATCTCTTGGAAAGATTTAGAATGGATCCGTGAATTTTGGGATGGTCCAATGGTAATTAAAGGCATTCTTGATCCTGAAGATGCAAAAGATGCGGTTAGATTTGGTGCTGATGGTATTGTGGTATCTAACCATGGTGGACGCCAATTAGATGGTGTTTTATCTAGTGCTAAAGCTCTTCCACCAATTGCTGATGCAGTTAAAGGCGATATTAAAATCCTTGCTGACTCAGGTGTTCGTAACGGATTGGATATCGTACGCATGATTGCATTGGGTGCAGATGCTTGTATGCTAGGACGCTCTTTCGTTTATGCTCTTGGTGCAAATGGTCAAGCTGGTGTTGAAAATATGCTTGATATCTTCAAAAAAGAAATGAAAGTTGCGATGACTTTAACAAGTAACAAAAGCGTTGCTGATATCACACCTGAAGCATTAGTTGGTTACACTCAAAAACCATAA
- a CDS encoding ROK family protein — translation MKVSSSEEKYHHLGRVYQLIDQFELISRRDIAKLAGYAPASITGITKKLIDNKFILERTAQNVTSRGRPAVGLSVSPFHWQLLCLIISTNKVAISLCELSGEVIYKHDYPISLNGNIDNDVENAISHFLSHYPVENKRLIAVSTSVKGKVDKLKSVITQLDNEQVECHLFQIISKLVSNKPIFINEHFQLWLLSESILGSLLRSDNVIFLQLDEFINLSVLLRGELLHRDEHKRMNIDRMLMPKFGEVSEVISQDLDEMRRYQLINQIGFSALEKAIDHYLPNTLPDLNSKIEWFCELADKDDTKALLILKHITDNLTYMLHNLIALFSIEKIMLCSPLVGIQKSLFNKLKDDITTQLLKDGITVDIVTSQYDRDSPMIPASAIKSAIYTGNLIQNIIQL, via the coding sequence ATGAAAGTTTCATCCTCAGAAGAAAAATATCACCACCTTGGACGAGTTTATCAACTCATTGATCAATTTGAACTCATTTCTCGTAGAGATATTGCTAAGTTAGCAGGATACGCACCAGCTTCTATTACAGGTATAACGAAGAAGCTGATTGATAATAAGTTTATTTTAGAGCGAACTGCTCAGAATGTGACTAGTCGTGGTCGTCCTGCTGTTGGATTATCAGTTTCTCCTTTCCATTGGCAACTATTGTGCCTTATCATTTCTACCAATAAAGTCGCTATTTCGTTATGTGAGCTTTCTGGTGAAGTTATTTATAAACACGACTACCCTATCTCATTGAATGGTAATATTGATAATGATGTCGAAAATGCCATTAGCCATTTTTTATCTCATTATCCTGTCGAAAATAAACGGTTAATTGCAGTCTCTACAAGTGTAAAAGGTAAAGTTGACAAGCTTAAATCAGTAATTACACAATTAGATAATGAGCAAGTTGAATGCCATTTATTCCAGATTATTAGCAAGTTAGTATCTAATAAACCTATTTTTATCAATGAGCACTTCCAATTATGGCTATTATCAGAATCTATATTAGGTAGCTTACTTCGTAGCGATAATGTCATTTTTCTTCAATTAGATGAATTCATTAATCTCAGTGTGTTATTGCGTGGTGAGCTTCTACATCGTGATGAGCATAAAAGAATGAATATAGATCGTATGCTTATGCCTAAATTTGGAGAAGTCAGCGAAGTGATTAGCCAAGATTTAGATGAGATGCGCCGGTACCAGTTAATTAATCAGATAGGCTTTTCTGCATTAGAAAAAGCTATCGATCACTATCTACCTAATACATTGCCTGATTTAAATTCAAAAATTGAATGGTTTTGTGAATTAGCAGATAAAGACGATACTAAAGCGCTTTTGATTCTTAAGCATATTACTGATAATTTAACTTACATGTTGCATAACCTAATTGCTCTTTTTTCTATTGAAAAAATTATGTTGTGCTCCCCTCTTGTTGGTATCCAAAAATCATTATTCAATAAATTGAAAGATGATATCACTACTCAATTGTTGAAAGATGGTATTACAGTGGATATTGTTACTAGTCAATATGATCGGGATAGTCCTATGATTCCTGCATCAGCAATTAAATCGGCAATTTATACAGGAAATTTGATTCAAAACATAATTCAATTGTAA
- a CDS encoding Zn-ribbon-containing protein, which yields MYQAIAHFSYQNFKHDPVTLIDCVLEEWRINGQVIGREMGVTHHQSDTYSKFEVNLAIPDQDSLLPQWNSEEVNEMLEQAKEFGVVFEYFELVGRDYNAVESSDHPADFYILYTTHLESCSPIYNGYDFCPTPLYRVDLGHDLYQSIIHWQENWQACDQLQMNGGVLEQQALAEISNHDSELSLQGRALAQQIEEQSKIPTYYYLYRLGKDVELEQNRRCPSCNDEWKLAEPLHDIFYFKCDKCRLISNLSWEIQ from the coding sequence ATGTATCAAGCAATTGCACATTTCAGCTATCAAAATTTCAAACATGACCCTGTCACGCTAATTGATTGTGTATTAGAAGAATGGCGCATTAATGGACAAGTTATTGGGCGAGAAATGGGAGTTACCCATCACCAATCGGATACTTATTCTAAATTTGAAGTCAATTTAGCCATCCCCGACCAAGATAGTTTGCTACCTCAGTGGAATAGTGAAGAAGTTAATGAGATGCTTGAACAAGCTAAAGAATTTGGTGTGGTGTTCGAGTATTTTGAGCTCGTTGGACGAGATTATAATGCGGTTGAAAGCAGTGATCATCCTGCTGATTTTTATATTCTCTATACAACCCATTTAGAAAGTTGCTCGCCTATTTATAATGGCTATGATTTTTGTCCTACACCATTATATAGAGTTGATTTAGGTCATGATCTTTATCAATCAATTATTCATTGGCAAGAAAATTGGCAAGCTTGCGATCAATTACAAATGAATGGGGGAGTGTTAGAGCAGCAAGCACTTGCTGAAATTTCGAATCATGATAGTGAATTAAGCTTACAGGGTAGGGCGTTAGCCCAACAAATCGAAGAACAGAGTAAGATTCCAACCTATTATTATCTCTATCGATTAGGTAAAGATGTGGAATTAGAACAAAATAGACGTTGCCCAAGTTGTAATGATGAATGGAAATTAGCTGAACCCTTACACGATATCTTCTATTTTAAGTGTGATAAGTGTCGATTAATTTCAAATTTAAGTTGGGAAATACAGTAA
- the rpsI gene encoding 30S ribosomal protein S9, with translation MTAANQNYGTGRRKSSSARVFIKPGSGNIMINQRSLEVYFGRETARMVVRQPLELVELTDKLDLYITVKGGGISGQAGAIRHGITRALMEYDESLRPALRAAGFVTRDARRVERKKVGLHKARRRPQYSKR, from the coding sequence ATGACAGCAGCAAATCAAAACTACGGCACAGGTCGCCGCAAAAGCTCTTCAGCTCGTGTATTTATCAAACCGGGCAGTGGTAACATTATGATTAACCAACGTTCTTTAGAAGTTTACTTCGGTCGTGAAACTGCTCGTATGGTGGTTCGTCAACCTTTAGAATTAGTTGAGTTAACTGATAAATTAGATTTATACATCACAGTTAAAGGTGGTGGTATTTCTGGTCAAGCAGGTGCGATCCGTCACGGTATCACACGTGCATTGATGGAATACGACGAATCTTTACGTCCAGCATTACGTGCTGCGGGCTTTGTTACCCGTGATGCTCGTCGCGTTGAACGTAAAAAAGTGGGTTTACACAAAGCACGTCGTCGTCCACAATACTCAAAACGTTAA
- a CDS encoding ABC transporter ATPase: protein MRRLLHHTFGLLIILFVAGCTSHLAEFSLPKEIQFQDKTFQQVTHNQLDEMQQSLYLESHSTKDPDNWQEGFLLFVDKNSEGKTLQDRLVLRQNIFKQQDKTIASLSIEQGELRSQVIYPPTERFNDIQLEVSRGQNSQCGFSQMQFSNKRSVSSNNLQNLATYQTELISLAEQLAVMPWVIECK, encoded by the coding sequence GTGCGTAGGCTATTACACCACACATTCGGCTTATTGATTATTTTATTTGTTGCAGGTTGTACTTCCCATCTTGCAGAATTCAGCTTGCCTAAAGAAATTCAGTTTCAAGATAAGACTTTTCAGCAAGTTACCCATAATCAATTAGATGAAATGCAACAATCGCTGTATCTAGAAAGTCATAGCACAAAAGATCCTGATAATTGGCAGGAAGGTTTTTTACTCTTTGTCGATAAAAATAGTGAAGGAAAGACATTACAAGATCGCTTAGTATTGCGACAAAACATTTTCAAACAACAAGATAAAACGATTGCCTCACTCAGCATTGAGCAGGGTGAGTTGCGTAGCCAAGTTATTTACCCACCGACAGAGCGTTTTAATGATATTCAGTTAGAGGTGTCTCGTGGGCAAAATTCACAATGTGGATTTAGCCAAATGCAGTTTTCTAACAAGCGGTCCGTTTCAAGCAATAATTTGCAAAATTTAGCGACGTATCAGACCGAATTAATCAGCCTTGCAGAACAACTAGCTGTAATGCCTTGGGTTATTGAGTGTAAATAA
- the folD gene encoding bifunctional methylenetetrahydrofolate dehydrogenase/methenyltetrahydrofolate cyclohydrolase FolD: MTAQIISGTTLSKQIKQEVASQILDYQSQGKRAPGLAVILVGADPASQVYVNSKRKSCAEIGIESKSYDLPQETSESDLLALIQQLNQDDAVDGILVQLPLPKHIDSTKVIEAIQPDKDVDGFHPYNVGRLCQRIPTLRACTPYGIIKLLDTTNVDLHGKHAVIVGASNIVGRPMALELLLAGCTVTVTHRFTEDLEKHVRQADILVVAVGKPKFIPGDWVKEGSVVIDVGINRIDGKLIGDVEFDIAKEKASFITPVPGGVGPMTVAMLMKNTLQAYEQHTA, encoded by the coding sequence ATGACAGCACAAATTATTTCTGGCACTACCCTTTCTAAACAAATTAAACAGGAAGTTGCATCTCAAATTTTAGATTATCAATCACAAGGCAAGAGAGCTCCTGGATTAGCAGTAATCCTGGTTGGGGCAGATCCAGCTTCTCAAGTCTATGTAAATAGTAAAAGAAAAAGCTGTGCTGAAATTGGGATTGAGTCAAAGTCCTATGATTTACCACAAGAAACCTCAGAAAGTGATTTACTAGCGCTTATTCAGCAGCTTAATCAAGATGATGCAGTTGATGGTATTCTTGTACAATTGCCTTTACCTAAGCATATTGATAGCACTAAAGTGATTGAAGCAATTCAGCCTGATAAAGATGTTGATGGATTTCATCCTTATAATGTGGGGCGTTTATGCCAACGTATTCCAACACTGAGAGCATGTACGCCTTATGGCATTATTAAGTTATTAGATACAACCAATGTTGATTTACATGGTAAACATGCAGTGATTGTAGGGGCATCGAATATCGTCGGCAGACCAATGGCATTAGAATTACTGTTAGCAGGTTGCACAGTGACTGTTACCCATCGTTTTACTGAGGATTTAGAAAAACATGTACGCCAAGCGGATATTTTAGTCGTTGCTGTCGGTAAACCTAAATTTATTCCAGGGGATTGGGTAAAAGAAGGATCTGTTGTAATTGATGTTGGTATTAACCGAATTGATGGCAAATTAATTGGCGACGTAGAATTTGATATCGCAAAAGAGAAAGCAAGCTTCATTACTCCTGTGCCTGGTGGTGTCGGGCCAATGACCGTAGCTATGCTAATGAAAAATACATTACAAGCTTATGAGCAACATACCGCTTAA
- a CDS encoding YhcB family protein, whose protein sequence is MEQWSSDIWIAVVAAFVVGAIIGAVILRATNGNVKKQHVLQKELKEARASQEEHKAQLEQHFQESANLLSTLAEDYKKLYTHLAQSSQTLLPEEVNHKIEFFKQEDEKSEEITKEEPKDYSEGSSGLLKS, encoded by the coding sequence ATGGAACAATGGTCAAGTGATATTTGGATTGCAGTTGTAGCAGCATTTGTTGTGGGAGCAATTATAGGTGCAGTTATTCTTAGAGCAACAAATGGCAATGTAAAAAAACAGCATGTATTGCAAAAAGAGTTAAAAGAGGCAAGAGCGTCACAGGAAGAGCATAAAGCTCAACTTGAACAACATTTCCAAGAGTCAGCTAACCTACTTTCTACATTAGCTGAAGATTATAAAAAACTCTATACTCATTTAGCACAAAGCTCTCAAACGTTATTACCAGAAGAAGTCAATCATAAGATTGAATTTTTCAAACAGGAAGATGAAAAATCTGAGGAAATCACAAAAGAAGAGCCTAAAGATTATTCAGAAGGTTCATCTGGGCTATTAAAATCTTAA